The Solanum lycopersicum chromosome 6, SLM_r2.1 genome has a window encoding:
- the LOC101267032 gene encoding BTB/POZ domain-containing protein At5g17580-like, producing the protein MASEIGRGKRQASEIGRGMREASKIKSGGARKLMHTDVQLHVYGVPFSLNRGLLAARSSKLAALLKENDEDDISHLLGDIPTDSETFELVARFCHGFDIILSPDNIIKVLCLAHYLGMSEIHSTNNLTKKAGLYFQNNVLSSWNKTIKALKSAEIILQQAADLSLVDACAEFIIAKVLHNPSLLGEPMRNITTADDDSENDENVYKSNVKRRLFVHDWKSEDLTLLSIALYEPIIRAMVHREVPLEYVASSLFQYLSKWVFLDTKREDDDPSTYTRNSQREIIEAVERLLPQKRGLIPSSLLSKMLQSAIILDAHTECKNGLETRIGKQLDQATVKDLLIPAQGYAKEEQYDTVSVKRILKNFYSNYESTEKSGLVVVAELVDDFLAEVSSDIDLKLNTFLSLAELSQAATAGTNRNSDGIYRAIDIYLDRHRYLTDWEREEVCRVLDCSKMSPEACEHAATNEKLPVRVTVQILFSVQLKLKDNVTKRIKRGPDNRLLKLEEDEEDAKGTSNSEEEMMKAEMEMMGNKVLELEKECHMMRREIQRGSSQHKIQKEKTSMWKEMKRKIGCMTSSHETNCHVKKKKVHPR; encoded by the exons AAAATTAATGCATACTGATGTTCAGCTTCATGTTTATGGAGTGCCATTCTCTTTAAATAGG GGACTTTTGGCTGCAAGATCTTCAAAGCTAGCTGCATTGTTGAAAgagaatgatgaagatgatattTCTCATTTGCTAGGAGATATTCCCACTGATTCTGAAACTTTTGAGCTTGTTGCAAGATTCTGTCATGGCTTTGATATAATCTTATCACCTGACAATATCATTAAAGTACTTTGTCTTGCTCATTATCTTGGAATGTCTGAGATTCACAGCACCAACAACCTCACAAAGAAGGCTGGTCTCTATTTTCAAAACAATGTCTTATCTAGCTGGAACAAGACGATTAAAGCTCTCAAATCTGCAGAAATCATTCTTCAACAAGCCGCGGATCTTTCCCTGGTTGATGCATGTGCTGAGTTTATTATCGCCAAGGTACTGCACAATCCAAGTCTTCTAGGAGAGCCGATGAGGAATATAACAACAGCAGATGATGACAGTGAGAACGACGAAAATGTGTATAAGTCAAATGTTAAGAGGAGGCTTTTTGTTCATGACTGGAAATCAGAGGACTTGACACTACTTTCCATTGCCCTCTATGAGCCCATAATTCGTGCAATGGTTCATCGAGAAGTCCCTCTGGAATACGTGGCATCATCTCTGTTTCAGTATCTCAGCAAATGGGTTTTTCTGGACACTAAAAGAGAAGATGACGATCCCTCAACTTACACGAGGAATTCTCAAAGAGAGATCATTGAGGCAGTGGAGAgactgttgcctcaaaaaaggGGGCTGATCCCCAGTTCTTTACTCTCTAAAATGCTGCAATCCGCAATAATCTTGGATGCTCATACTGAATGCAAAAACGGACTGGAGACTAGAATAGGAAAGCAACTAGATCAGGCAACAGTCAAGGACCTCTTAATACCTGCACAAGGATATGCAAAAGAAGAGCAGTATGACACTGTAAGTGTGAAAAGGATATTGAAGAATTTCTACAGCAATTACGAAAGCACGGAGAAATCTGGCCTAGTCGTGGTAGCAGAACTTGTCGATGACTTTTTGGCTGAGGTTTCTAGTGATATAGATTTGAAGTTGAACACATTTTTATCACTAGCAGAGTTATCACAAGCAGCAACAGCAGGGACTAATAGAAATTCGGATGGCATATATAGAGCAATTGATATATACTTGGACAGGCACAGATATCTCACAGATTGGGAAAGGGAGGAGGTTTGCAGGGTGTTGGATTGCAGCAAAATGTCTCCTGAAGCCTGTGAGCATGCTGCAACGAACGAAAAGCTACCAGTTCGAGTAACGGTGCAGATTCTGTTTTCTGTGCAGCTGAAGTTGAAGGATAATGTGACCAAGAGGATAAAAAGGGGTCCTGATAACCGATTGTTGAAGCTGGAAGAAGACGAGGAAGATGCAAAGGGGACTAGCAACAGTGAAGAGGAAATGATGAAAGCAGAGATGGAAATGATGGGAAACAAGGTGCTTGAGCTGGAGAAAGAATGTCATATGATGAGAAGGGAAATTCAGAGAGGTAGTTCCCAGCACAAGattcaaaaggaaaaaacaagCATGTGGAAAGAAATGAAGAGGAAGATTGGTTGTATGACAAGTTCACATGAAACTAATTGCcatgtgaagaagaaaaaagtccATCCAAGATAG
- the LOC101247624 gene encoding uncharacterized protein — protein sequence MVMRGFSYLQNLWPFSVLNPTDLRISDGFVRKLGIPETTKQFVYAIQEPESKAVIYVLCVQNLSERSALDAECLIREVKPEAVVVQVGNSGDGHENEGIGLSDGGDLEEEEESVPTSSIEVLKRCFVHKTSKEKYENMAGRVVLREIFGVGFDGHFPAAKKAAEEVGSAFLLLESPFVQCSLSGEPSDVGDEGFENKFGVFGLEDGYENRFGVFGLEASNSLVPLRTGLMVSENSRGFRITNDVQSQMVRLLSSYLVNSSSLQKIGSEDIQQQLNYQVPQFAQTVYPLLLDLHNIFVDIPSIGRALACAQKMFHDVRNGDAVNTDVLSEVYVFKIAVEGLRIALNNAGRLPLSKMGSHTTEFSELCIEDKSHALLAQALRSQTEKFKSIVAVVDASGLAGLRKHWSVNVPEEVKEIVDQLVTDSENDGDNSSQSDKKGLLAVKPVVAVGAGATAVLGASSFSKVVPASTILKVVTFKVPASLKIMITQTQKALALAFGKSNVAGPAMASSGVKSSVLKATASAEKIRAMAHGVIASAEKTSISAMRTAFYEIMRKHRVRPVGFLPWATFGCSVVTCASLLVYGDGIECAAESLPAAPSIASLGRGIQSLHQASLAVKQTENSRIQKSIESLVYRFKKISIS from the coding sequence ATGGTCATGCGGGGTTTTAGCTATTTGCAAAATCTGTGGCCTTTTTCTGTATTAAACCCCACTGATTTGAGAATTTCAGATGGGTTTGTGAGGAAATTAGGAATACCCGAAACTACCAAACAGTTCGTTTATGCAATTCAAGAACCTGAATCCAAGGCTGTTATATACGTATTGTGTGTGCAGAATTTATCTGAGCGATCTGCTCTAGATGCGGAGTGTTTGATTAGGGAAGTTAAGCCTGAGGCTGTAGTTGTCCAAGTGGGTAATTCTGGAGATGGTCATGAAAATGAGGGAATTGGGTTGAGTGATGGTGGTGATttagaggaggaggaggagtcGGTACCAACTTCGTCGATTGAGGTTTTGAAGAGGTGTTTTGTGCATAAAACTAGTAAGGAGAAGTATGAGAATATGGCGGGGCGAGTTGTTTTGAGAGAGATATTTGGGGTTGGGTTTGATGGGCATTTCCCTGCTGCCAAGAAAGCAGCTGAAGAGGTTGGTTCGGCTTTCTTGTTGCTTGAGTCACCGTTTGTTCAATGCAGTTTGTCTGGTGAGCCTTCTGATGTGGGGGATGAGGGGTTCGAGAATAAGTTTGGAGTGTTTGGTTTGGAGGACGGGTATGAGAATAGGTTTGGAGTGTTTGGCTTAGAGGCTAGTAATAGTTTGGTTCCTCTAAGGACAGGGTTAATGGTGTCAGAAAATTCTAGAGGATTTCGTATTACAAATGATGTTCAGTCTCAGATGGTGAGGCTTTTGTCATCATATTTGGTCAATTCAAGTTCCTTACAAAAGATTGGATCTGAGGATATTCAACAACAGTTGAATTATCAAGTACCACAGTTTGCACAGACAGTTTATCCTTTGCTTCTGGATctacataatatttttgttgatattcCCTCTATAGGAAGAGCTCTAGCTTGTGCTCAAAAGATGTTTCATGATGTTCGTAACGGAGATGCTGTTAATACAGATGTTCTTTCTGAGGTTTATGTCTTCAAGATTGCAGTTGAAGGGTTAAGAATAGCTTTGAACAATGCTGGTCGGCTCCCACTTAGCAAAATGGGGAGTCATACAACTGAATTTTCTGAGCTTTGTATTGAGGACAAGTCCCACGCCCTTCTTGCACAGGCCCTCCGAAGCCAGACCGAGAAGTTCAAATCAATAGTTGCAGTAGTAGATGCCAGTGGCTTAGCTGGACTAAGGAAGCACTGGAGTGTTAATGTACCTGAGGAAGTTAAGGAAATTGTTGATCAGCTGGTCACTGACTCTGAAAACGATGGGGACAATTCAAGCCAAAGTGACAAAAAAGGGTTACTAGCTGTTAAGCCAGTGGTAGCTGTTGGGGCTGGTGCAACTGCAGTTCTGGGAGCTTCTTCATTTTCTAAAGTTGTTCCTGCATCTACAATATTGAAGGTTGTCACCTTCAAAGTCCCCGCTTCTCTAAAAATCATGATTACTCAAACCCAAAAGGCCCTTGCTCTtgcatttggaaagtcaaacgtaGCAGGCCCTGCAATGGCAAGTTCTGGTGTCAAATCATCTGTCCTTAAGGCAACTGCTTCTGCAGAGAAAATCCGTGCCATGGCGCATGGCGTTATAGCCTCTGCAGAGAAAACTAGCATCTCAGCCATGAGAACGGCATTCTACGAAATCATGAGGAAACACCGAGTACGACCCGTTGGCTTTCTGCCATGGGCCACCTTTGGATGCAGTGTAGTTACTTGTGCGAGCTTGCTTGTGTATGGAGATGGAATAGAATGTGCTGCTGAATCTCTTCCAGCAGCTCCTTCAATCGCCAGTTTGGGTCGTGGAATCCAAAGTTTGCATCAAGCTTCCCTGGCAGTGAAACAAACAGAAAATTCCAGGATACAAAAGTCAATAGAGTCTCTTGTGTACAGATTTAAGAAGATAAGTATCTCATAA